A stretch of Cucumis sativus cultivar 9930 chromosome 2, Cucumber_9930_V3, whole genome shotgun sequence DNA encodes these proteins:
- the LOC105434655 gene encoding pentatricopeptide repeat-containing protein At1g09900, producing the protein MDLTLPAKHYTDGFCLFHRHTAKNRDRRVMAKGRVSSETNSLRLHAGEKGRFFVIPSYGSEEQLVRAVPRVDTFSSNGRLSHGEKNLHTHLNGSSSSSSSYSNHSQSSEEVENNNHLRRLVRNGELEEGFKFLEDMVCRGDIPDIIACTSLIRGLCKTGKTWKATRVMEILEDSGAVPDVITYNVLISGYCKTGEIGSALQLLDRMSVSPDVVTYNTILRTLCDSGKLKEAMEVLDRQMQRECYPDVITYTILIEATCKESGVGQAMKLLDEMRDKGCKPDVVTYNVLINGICKEGRLDEAIRFLNHMPSYGCQPNVITHNIILRSMCSTGRWMDAEKFLAEMIRKGCSPSVVTFNILINFLCRKGLIGRAIDVLEKMPQHGCTPNSLSYNPLLHALCKDKKMERAIEYLDIMVSRGCYPDIVTYNTLLTALCKDGKVDVAVEILNQLGSKGCSPVLITYNTVIDGLSKVGKTDDAIKLLDEMKGKGLKPDIITYSTLVGGLSREGKVDEAIAFFHDLEEMGVKPNAITYNSIMLGLCKARQTVRAIDFLAYMVARGCKPTETSYMILIEGLAYEGLAKEALELLNELCSRGVVKKSSAEQVVVKNTF; encoded by the coding sequence ATGGATTTAACCTTGCCTGCAAAGCATTACACAGATGGGTTCTGTTTGTTTCACCGTCACACCGCCAAAAACCGCGACCGTAGAGTTATGGCCAAAGGAAGGGTTTCGTCGGAGACTAATTCTTTAAGGCTTCATGCGGGAGAAAAAGGTCGGTTTTTTGTTATTCCTTCTTATGGTTCTGAAGAACAACTTGTCCGTGCGGTTCCGAGGGTGGATACTTTTAGTTCCAATGGTAGATTGTCACATGGGGAGAAAAATCTTCATACCCATTTGAATGGTTCCagttcttcatcatcttcatatTCGAATCATTCGCAGAGTTCCGAGGAAGTCGAGAACAACAATCATCTTCGTCGATTGGTAAGAAATGGGGAATTGGAAGAAGGGTTTAAATTTCTAGAAGATATGGTTTGTCGTGGTGATATTCCTGATATAATAGCTTGTACTAGTTTGATTCGTGGTTTGTGCAAAACTGGAAAAACTTGGAAGGCAACTCGTGTAATGGAAATTTTAGAAGATTCTGGTGCTGTTCCTGATGTGATAACTTACAATGTTCTTATCAGTGGTTACTGTAAAACGGGTGAAATTGGCAGTGCTTTACAACTTTTAGATCGAATGAGTGTTTCTCCTGATGTTGTCACATACAATACAATCTTGCGTACACTCTGTGACAGTGGTAAGTTGAAGGAAGCAATGGAAGTTCTGGATCGACAGATGCAGAGAGAGTGTTATCCTGATGTAATAACCTATACTATTTTGATTGAAGCAACTTGTAAAGAGAGTGGAGTTGGACAGGCAATGAAATTGTTGGATGAAATGAGGGACAAAGGATGTAAACCTGATGTTGTTACTTATAATGTTCTTATTAATGGGATTTGTAAGGAAGGAAGGTTAGATGAAGCTATTAGGTTCTTGAATCACATGCCTTCTTATGGTTGCCAACCTAATGTAATCACTCATAACATTATTCTGCGTAGCATGTGTAGTACAGGAAGGTGGATGGATGCCGAGAAGTTCTTGGCCGAGATGATTCGGAAGGGTTGTTCACCTAGTGTTGTTACTTTCAATATCCTGATTAATTTCTTATGTCGAAAGGGGTTAATTGGTCGAGCAATCGATGTTTTGGAGAAGATGCCTCAGCATGGATGTACTCCAAATTCCTTGAGTTACAACCCTTTGCTCCATGCATTATGCAAAGATAAGAAGATGGAACGAGCGATTGAGTATTTGGATATCATGGTTTCTAGAGGTTGTTATCCAGATATTGTGACGTACAATACTCTATTGACAGCATTGTGTAAAGATGGGAAGGTAGACGTCGCGGTTGAGATACTGAATCAACTTGGTAGCAAAGGCTGCTCTCCTGTTTTGATTACATACAATACAGTCATTGATGGGTTGTCAAAGGTAGGTAAAACAGACGATGCCATAAAACTTCTAGATGAGATGAAGGGAAAAGGACTCAAACCCGATATAATTACATACTCCACGCTTGTTGGTGGGCTGAGCAGAGAAGGAAAAGTTGATGAAGCAATTGCTTTTTTTCACGATTTAGAAGAAATGGGTGTGAAACCAAATGCTATCACATATAACTCTATCATGTTAGGACTCTGTAAGGCTCGACAAACTGTACGAGCCATCGATTTCTTGGCGTACATGGTTGCCAGAGGATGTAAACCGACCGAGACTTCATACATGATTCTTATTGAAGGATTGGCTTATGAAGGTTTAGCCAAGGAGGCATTGGAATTGCTTAATGAATTATGCTCTAGAGGAGTTGTGAAGAAGAGTTCTGCAGAGCAAGTGGTTGTCAAAAATaccttttaa